A part of Asterias rubens chromosome 14, eAstRub1.3, whole genome shotgun sequence genomic DNA contains:
- the LOC117299127 gene encoding SLIT and NTRK-like protein 2 — MPPKPAMNSDLSMNFLREKPEDWLLQFDYLVYLSVSGNLISNSFKVPPSLRSLSAYDNQLQDIRMMMETGKLWKVSFARNKLEVIRTDTFRNCNELAKVGLSANKISQIEPGGLSVSNSTEIWLNDNPGVELSPAAFGGRRFKSISLQGNHLTSIESYTLGGMLLTV, encoded by the exons ATGCCTCCCAAGCCTGCTATGAACTC AGACCTTAGTATGAACTTCTTGCGAGAGAAACCAGaagattggttgttgcagttTGATTATCTCGTTTACCT GAGTGTATCCGGAAATCTTATTTCGAATTCATTTAAAGTACCACCGTCTCTCAGGTCTCT gtcGGCTTATGATAACCAGTTGCAAGATATAAGAATGATGATGGAAAccggaaaactatggaaagt ATCTTTCGCAAGAAACAAGTTGGAAGTAATTCGAACGGATACATTTAGAAACTGCAACGAACTAGCTAAAGT GGGGCTTTCTGCAAACAAGATTTCTCAAATCGAGCCCGGTGGTCTTAGTGTGTCTAATTCTACCGAAAT ATGGCTGAACGACAACCCAGGTGTAGAGCTTAGTCCCGCCGCGTTTGGTGGTAGACGTTTTAAATCGAT ATCACTCCAGGGCAATCATCTTACAAGTATAGAGAGCTACACACTGGGAGGCATGCTGCTGACTGTGTGA